A genomic segment from Flavobacterium inviolabile encodes:
- a CDS encoding phage tail sheath family protein gives MNYKTPGVYVEEIVKFPPSVAQVETAIPAFIGYTQKGPKDEPTRISSLMEYVTLFGGADLEKDTFKISIADDVATVTIDEAKISKFKMYYALQMYFANGGGPCYIVSVGGYTTGVNAVDFDKLVAALELLEKEDEPTLIVYPDAEALTVPNAHSLYKSSLNHAEKMGDRFVIMDTIGGVDAFREGVEATGLKYGAAYHPNLETILTYSYNDADIAITSYKKTVGNTLEAVVGAPTKLDALKTYNSACYNSAKKDIAAKRVVLAPSSTMAGVYAKVDSTSGVWKAPANIGLNYVVAPVEKISHKQQESLNVDAKAGKSINAIRTFTGKGTLVWGARTLDGNSNEWRYVSVRRFFNMVEESVKNATERFVFDANDAKTWTRVKAMIENFLNQQWMSGALAGSTPEQAYYVSVGLNETMSAQDILEGRMIVEIGMAAVRPAEFIVLRFSHKLQEA, from the coding sequence ATGAATTACAAAACACCAGGGGTTTACGTAGAGGAAATTGTAAAATTCCCACCATCAGTGGCACAAGTAGAAACAGCTATTCCGGCTTTTATTGGATATACTCAAAAAGGACCAAAAGATGAGCCAACAAGAATTTCTTCCTTAATGGAGTATGTTACACTTTTTGGAGGCGCCGATTTAGAAAAAGACACTTTTAAAATTAGCATTGCAGACGATGTGGCTACTGTTACAATTGATGAAGCTAAAATTAGCAAATTCAAAATGTACTATGCATTGCAAATGTATTTTGCAAATGGCGGTGGTCCTTGTTATATCGTTTCTGTAGGGGGTTATACTACAGGTGTAAATGCAGTAGATTTCGATAAGTTAGTAGCAGCGTTGGAATTATTAGAAAAAGAAGATGAGCCAACACTAATCGTGTATCCGGATGCAGAAGCTTTAACAGTACCTAATGCACACTCATTATACAAGAGTTCATTAAACCATGCAGAAAAAATGGGTGACCGTTTTGTGATTATGGATACTATTGGTGGTGTTGATGCCTTCAGAGAAGGAGTGGAAGCAACCGGTTTAAAATATGGAGCTGCCTACCACCCGAACTTGGAAACAATTTTGACATATAGCTATAATGATGCAGATATTGCTATTACCAGCTACAAAAAAACAGTAGGAAATACTTTAGAAGCTGTTGTAGGAGCTCCAACAAAATTGGACGCTTTAAAAACATACAACTCGGCTTGTTACAACTCGGCGAAAAAAGATATTGCTGCAAAACGTGTTGTTTTGGCACCGTCTTCAACAATGGCCGGAGTTTATGCAAAAGTTGACAGTACTTCCGGAGTATGGAAAGCACCGGCAAACATTGGTCTTAACTATGTAGTTGCTCCGGTTGAGAAAATTTCTCATAAACAACAGGAAAGCTTAAACGTTGATGCTAAAGCTGGAAAATCAATCAATGCAATCCGTACATTCACCGGTAAAGGTACTTTAGTTTGGGGTGCCAGAACTTTAGACGGAAACAGCAACGAATGGAGATATGTATCCGTACGTCGTTTCTTTAACATGGTTGAAGAATCAGTTAAAAACGCTACAGAACGTTTTGTATTTGATGCTAACGATGCTAAAACATGGACACGTGTAAAAGCGATGATCGAAAATTTCCTTAACCAGCAATGGATGAGTGGTGCCTTAGCCGGAAGTACTCCGGAACAAGCCTACTACGTGAGCGTTGGTTTAAACGAAACTATGTCGGCTCAGGATATTTTAGAAGGTAGAATGATCGTTGAAATCGGTATGGCGGCAGTTCGTCCTGCAGAATTTATCGTGTTACGCTTTTCACACAAATTACAAGAAGCATAA
- a CDS encoding GPW/gp25 family protein, whose amino-acid sequence MKINTDFLGIGWSFPPEFNKAEGSVTMTTDVEDINNSLIILLSTRPGERVMFPNYGCDLQEMLFKPLELTLITQMKGIIERAILYHEPRINIISIEIDTTEELEGQVLIHIDYEVRNTNTRSNVVFPFYKGEATAI is encoded by the coding sequence ATGAAAATAAATACAGATTTTTTAGGAATAGGTTGGAGCTTTCCGCCTGAGTTTAATAAAGCAGAAGGAAGCGTGACGATGACTACTGATGTTGAAGATATCAATAACAGTTTAATAATCCTTTTGTCTACGCGACCAGGAGAACGTGTCATGTTTCCAAACTATGGCTGTGATTTACAGGAAATGCTTTTTAAGCCCCTGGAACTAACACTAATCACACAAATGAAAGGTATTATTGAACGCGCCATCTTGTACCACGAACCCCGGATCAATATTATCAGTATTGAAATTGATACTACAGAAGAACTGGAAGGACAGGTGTTGATACATATCGATTATGAAGTAAGAAATACCAATACGAGAAGCAATGTTGTTTTCCCTTTCTATAAAGGAGAAGCCACAGCAATCTAA
- the vgrG gene encoding type VI secretion system tip protein VgrG: MNNSGYIQTAKTPDLVTYKVMSGGTELPVQYGVKSIVVEKEVNRIPHARIVILDGSAPDQNFKLSSENLLIPGKEIEITVGYHSKEDTLFKGVVVKHNLKVKNGSTYLIVECKDKAVKMTLGRKSKYFYESKDSDIIEELIGNSGATADVEATAKSHKELVQYRASDWDFMVTRAQANGKLCFVDDGTIKVAKPKVSGETVETVAFGSSVHEFDGEIDARNQFSKITATSWSYTDQEIVEAEAQDPAIALNGDLSPGDLAAVFGIEDLQLRHGGKITQEELQDWGDAKAVFQQLAKTRGTVKFQGISKVKPGVLLKLEGLGNRFNGTIYVTGVRHEVAEGNWLVTAQFGLTPTWFSETYEVSEMPGSGIMPAISGLHVGVVSQLESDPDGEDRILVQIPIINNEEEGIWCRVATLDAGENRGSFFRPEIGDEVIIGFINDDPNDAVVLGMLHSSAKPAPITATDDNHEKGFVTRSEMKMIFNDDKISYTLETPAGKKVILDEDADIIKIEDEHSNILTFKSDGITMESAGDIKIKASGDVSIEGTNVKLKASAQFKAEGSSGSEVSSGAVTVVKGSQVKIN, translated from the coding sequence ATGAATAATAGCGGCTACATACAAACAGCAAAAACTCCCGACCTGGTAACCTATAAAGTGATGTCCGGAGGCACAGAACTGCCCGTTCAATACGGCGTAAAAAGTATTGTGGTAGAAAAAGAAGTGAACAGGATTCCACATGCCCGCATTGTTATTTTAGATGGAAGTGCTCCGGATCAGAATTTTAAACTAAGTAGTGAAAATTTACTGATTCCGGGAAAGGAAATTGAAATTACGGTTGGATACCATTCCAAAGAAGACACCCTTTTTAAAGGAGTTGTGGTAAAACATAACTTAAAAGTTAAAAACGGATCGACTTACCTGATTGTGGAGTGTAAAGACAAAGCCGTCAAGATGACTTTGGGAAGAAAAAGCAAGTATTTCTACGAAAGTAAGGACAGCGATATTATCGAAGAGCTGATCGGAAATAGTGGTGCTACTGCCGATGTTGAAGCTACAGCAAAATCACATAAGGAATTGGTGCAATACCGTGCCTCCGATTGGGATTTTATGGTAACCCGGGCACAGGCCAATGGGAAACTTTGTTTTGTAGACGACGGCACCATCAAAGTAGCCAAACCGAAAGTGAGCGGCGAAACGGTAGAAACCGTAGCCTTTGGTTCTTCTGTTCATGAATTTGACGGAGAAATCGACGCCAGAAATCAGTTTAGTAAAATCACGGCTACTTCGTGGAGTTATACCGATCAGGAAATCGTAGAAGCAGAAGCGCAGGATCCTGCAATTGCACTCAATGGTGACCTTTCGCCAGGTGATCTGGCTGCTGTTTTCGGAATTGAAGACCTGCAGTTGCGACACGGAGGTAAGATAACCCAGGAAGAACTACAGGACTGGGGCGATGCCAAAGCCGTTTTTCAGCAATTAGCGAAAACACGCGGAACAGTAAAGTTTCAGGGGATTTCAAAAGTAAAACCAGGCGTTTTATTAAAATTAGAAGGCTTAGGAAACCGATTTAACGGTACCATTTATGTCACAGGCGTACGCCATGAAGTTGCAGAAGGAAACTGGTTGGTGACCGCACAATTTGGATTAACACCAACGTGGTTCTCAGAAACCTATGAAGTGAGCGAAATGCCGGGATCCGGAATCATGCCGGCCATTAGCGGTTTGCATGTTGGAGTGGTATCACAATTGGAATCGGATCCGGATGGAGAAGATCGAATCCTGGTACAAATACCAATTATTAACAATGAAGAAGAAGGAATCTGGTGTCGTGTAGCAACACTTGATGCCGGAGAAAACAGAGGCTCTTTTTTCAGACCGGAAATTGGCGATGAGGTTATTATTGGTTTCATAAACGACGATCCGAACGATGCCGTAGTACTGGGAATGTTGCACAGCAGTGCCAAACCGGCACCGATAACAGCCACCGATGACAATCATGAAAAAGGATTCGTGACCCGAAGTGAAATGAAAATGATTTTCAATGATGATAAAATTTCCTACACACTTGAAACACCGGCTGGTAAGAAAGTGATTTTAGACGAAGATGCCGATATTATAAAGATTGAAGATGAACATTCGAACATACTCACCTTTAAAAGTGATGGTATTACGATGGAAAGTGCGGGAGATATTAAAATTAAAGCCTCCGGAGATGTCAGCATCGAAGGAACCAATGTAAAACTGAAAGCCAGCGCACAGTTTAAAGCCGAAGGAAGCTCCGGTTCGGAAGTGTCCTCAGGAGCAGTAACCGTAGTTAAAGGCTCTCAGGTAAAAATCAACTAA
- a CDS encoding CIS tube protein, translating to MGGSIQKLTIGTYKDSNYETRILMGAFKAFINPAGFSMTYKSNFASDQAMGTSKADLKYTNSVPSDLQLDFLFDGTGVSEANAVTKALSSAAQKAGQGSAFAAAAVSKQIKDFYKATGQLEGRIHKPYNVIINWGDFEFLGFLSEFTIEYKLFNNEGKPLRAIGKAKFTESISPELAAKTDKLNSPDLTHKRTVVDGDTLPLMTERIYGDSKYYLEVAKVNGIIDFRQLTPGQELFFPPIAKIS from the coding sequence ATGGGAGGATCAATTCAAAAATTAACGATTGGAACCTATAAAGATTCAAACTATGAAACCAGGATCTTAATGGGGGCTTTTAAAGCGTTTATCAATCCTGCGGGTTTTTCCATGACCTATAAATCAAATTTTGCTTCAGATCAGGCAATGGGTACTTCTAAAGCAGATTTGAAATATACCAATTCGGTTCCGTCTGATTTACAATTAGATTTTCTTTTTGATGGCACAGGAGTATCAGAAGCAAATGCCGTAACTAAAGCACTTAGTAGCGCGGCGCAAAAAGCGGGTCAGGGATCAGCATTCGCAGCGGCTGCAGTGTCAAAACAGATAAAAGATTTTTATAAGGCTACAGGGCAACTTGAAGGAAGGATTCACAAACCCTATAATGTTATTATAAACTGGGGTGATTTTGAATTTCTGGGATTTCTGTCGGAGTTTACCATCGAATATAAATTATTCAATAATGAAGGAAAACCGTTACGGGCAATCGGAAAAGCAAAATTTACAGAATCCATTAGCCCGGAACTCGCTGCAAAAACAGATAAACTAAACTCGCCCGATCTTACCCATAAACGAACGGTAGTAGATGGTGACACACTGCCTTTGATGACCGAAAGAATTTATGGCGATTCCAAATACTATTTAGAAGTCGCCAAAGTAAACGGTATTATCGATTTCAGGCAATTAACTCCCGGACAAGAATTATTCTTTCCACCTATAGCAAAAATATCATAA
- a CDS encoding DUF5908 family protein, protein MPIEIKELHIKINVDENASGTTTATSVDKEGIMRAISESVEQIVTIEQRKKER, encoded by the coding sequence ATGCCAATAGAAATAAAAGAACTCCATATTAAGATAAATGTGGACGAAAATGCATCCGGTACAACAACTGCCACATCGGTAGACAAGGAAGGAATCATGCGGGCAATCAGCGAAAGCGTAGAACAAATAGTAACTATTGAACAACGTAAAAAAGAAAGATAA
- a CDS encoding phage tail protein, translating to MAGLYPPTSFSFTVSGVASEGIDSRFQSVSGLSTEIGTEEYAEGGENRFVHQLPLRPKYPNLVLKRGLVEDSGLIEWCRAAMERFEFAPKDLVITLSGGTDSTAPSMSWNVVGAYPVKWDVSEFNAEESKLAIETIELKYRYYTIP from the coding sequence ATGGCAGGCTTATATCCTCCAACAAGCTTTTCGTTTACAGTTAGCGGAGTAGCATCAGAGGGTATTGACTCCAGATTTCAATCTGTATCTGGATTATCTACAGAAATTGGAACTGAGGAGTATGCAGAAGGAGGTGAGAACCGATTTGTTCATCAACTTCCACTGCGTCCAAAATACCCTAATTTAGTTTTAAAGCGTGGGCTTGTAGAAGACTCCGGATTGATTGAATGGTGTAGAGCTGCCATGGAACGATTCGAGTTCGCCCCCAAAGATTTAGTCATTACGCTTTCAGGTGGAACAGATTCAACAGCACCATCGATGTCTTGGAATGTTGTAGGCGCATATCCGGTAAAATGGGATGTGTCCGAATTTAACGCCGAAGAAAGCAAACTGGCTATTGAAACAATAGAACTCAAATATAGATATTACACAATACCTTAA
- a CDS encoding baseplate J/gp47 family protein yields the protein MKKIDTFSHYRDGKSQMQRFLTELDPSNLELHDFDLFDWLLFANNFANHVNYFDKNDATTPNGSWEGFFLGADDYSIPRRESVAYKSLKKEVTELVAQFEKDGSLTPHLTLFICFIKLMDFSKKALNNLTQRHLDFYYNEILQIEKQDAKSDKVYVIFELAKKAIQERVPEGTLLDAKKDATGKKRVFKTEKELIASQAKVVGLKSFLNDKTKKELKIARAVNTLDGIAEKLTETSNYWWPFGYNSDESKPEKSDFKELENAKLGFSIASSLLSLKEGERTVTVTISFRNNGTSRLAALKPNEIENNIKLFYSGEKEWVSGSAIKCLNNDAKSLQLSFTLTKNFPAVVNYNKEVLGGTFLTNFAIARFMIEGNKYYELYEALAEKEIQNVDIAVDVKGVKSILIENDSSTLNPEKDYFPFTGQPVTGSNFYIKYPEMFAKKWDKASITINWKNTPTSIKDLYEGYTIKPNVVVSKNTFSAAKMKSSVVVQDDHFKANASLLEKEGWAIKATDIQLYQKTETGYQTYFSIKNASPVAGTSESIRLTLKQSALQDVYPKLYTLALTSGETNILIPNEPYIPVTENVELNYSASESAYTGRNILVKNVKALNTKSAFANQNILAKNVKSLNIESISPSRSILANSVKSAKNKEVTLFYEDAFGQVEKEMSANSIVPIHEAGGELFICLDANPSETVSLLIQALEGSENTLADTFENNENIEWDILSKNTWISLRNNILTNETKRFLESGILKFKIPKDIDINTTLFEKKGIWIRAKTKTSYDAVCKIQGIYTQAVLATFQNQDNDLTHLDHGLEAGTIAKLITRVPQIKSVSQPYNSFDGKYKETDAAFYRRVSERLRHKNRAITQWDYEQLVLQEFPDVFMVKCLNHTSEKSFMAPGHVTLVVIPNTKNKNAFDIYQPRISRASLNKIQNYVNGLNSMHVKTHVINPNYQEATVEIEAKFFNEYDEAFYSKQLDEDIKKFISPWAFGDSDVVSFNMKLNVNQLINYLEQLYYVDYIDSLQVMINGEIQTKYLIEVDPKSILVSAKQHAVTIAKQVCI from the coding sequence ATGAAAAAAATAGATACATTTTCGCATTATCGTGACGGAAAATCACAAATGCAACGCTTTTTAACAGAACTTGATCCCAGTAATCTTGAATTGCACGATTTCGATTTGTTTGATTGGCTACTCTTTGCAAACAATTTTGCCAATCATGTAAATTATTTTGATAAAAATGATGCAACAACACCTAACGGAAGCTGGGAAGGCTTTTTTTTAGGTGCCGATGATTATTCCATTCCGCGTAGGGAAAGTGTTGCTTACAAAAGCCTGAAAAAAGAGGTTACAGAACTTGTCGCTCAATTTGAGAAAGACGGAAGTCTTACGCCTCACCTGACTTTATTTATCTGCTTTATTAAGTTGATGGATTTTTCGAAAAAGGCACTTAATAACCTTACCCAAAGACATCTGGATTTCTATTACAATGAAATTCTTCAGATCGAAAAACAAGATGCCAAATCGGATAAGGTTTATGTGATTTTCGAATTAGCCAAAAAAGCAATCCAGGAAAGAGTACCGGAAGGTACCTTACTTGACGCTAAAAAAGATGCAACAGGTAAAAAACGTGTTTTTAAAACCGAAAAAGAACTTATTGCCAGCCAGGCAAAAGTGGTCGGACTGAAAAGCTTTTTAAACGATAAAACAAAAAAAGAACTAAAAATAGCCCGTGCGGTTAATACCTTAGACGGAATAGCCGAAAAACTAACGGAAACCAGTAATTATTGGTGGCCTTTCGGATACAATTCGGACGAATCCAAGCCGGAAAAATCGGACTTTAAAGAACTTGAAAACGCCAAACTGGGCTTTTCAATCGCTTCCTCATTGCTAAGCTTAAAAGAAGGCGAACGTACCGTAACCGTTACGATCAGCTTCCGAAATAACGGAACCTCAAGATTAGCGGCTTTAAAGCCTAATGAAATCGAAAACAATATCAAATTGTTTTACAGTGGTGAAAAAGAATGGGTGTCTGGTAGTGCAATAAAATGTCTTAACAACGATGCTAAAAGTCTACAGTTATCCTTTACGCTGACGAAGAATTTCCCGGCCGTAGTAAACTACAATAAAGAAGTATTGGGCGGAACATTCCTGACCAATTTTGCCATTGCACGATTTATGATCGAAGGAAACAAGTACTATGAACTTTATGAGGCACTGGCGGAAAAAGAAATCCAGAATGTAGACATTGCCGTTGATGTAAAAGGAGTAAAATCCATTTTGATTGAAAACGATAGCAGTACGCTAAATCCGGAAAAAGATTATTTCCCATTTACAGGACAACCGGTAACAGGATCTAATTTTTATATTAAATATCCGGAGATGTTTGCTAAAAAATGGGATAAAGCATCCATTACAATCAATTGGAAAAACACACCAACATCGATAAAAGATCTTTATGAAGGCTATACGATTAAGCCCAATGTTGTTGTTTCGAAAAATACTTTTAGCGCTGCTAAAATGAAGAGTTCTGTTGTTGTTCAGGACGATCATTTTAAAGCGAATGCTTCTCTTTTAGAAAAAGAAGGATGGGCTATAAAAGCGACAGACATCCAGTTGTACCAAAAAACGGAAACCGGTTATCAAACGTATTTTTCGATCAAAAACGCCAGTCCTGTTGCGGGAACTTCCGAGTCGATCCGATTAACCTTAAAACAATCGGCATTACAGGATGTCTATCCAAAATTATACACACTGGCATTAACCAGCGGCGAAACAAACATCCTGATCCCGAATGAACCGTATATCCCAGTGACCGAAAATGTCGAATTGAACTATTCGGCTTCAGAAAGTGCTTATACGGGCCGAAATATTCTGGTAAAGAATGTAAAAGCATTAAATACAAAAAGCGCTTTTGCGAACCAAAATATTCTGGCAAAGAATGTAAAATCATTAAACATTGAAAGCATTTCTCCGAGCCGAAGTATTCTGGCAAACAGTGTAAAATCAGCAAAGAACAAAGAAGTAACATTGTTTTATGAAGATGCATTTGGTCAGGTTGAAAAAGAAATGTCCGCCAATAGTATTGTACCGATTCACGAAGCTGGAGGCGAATTGTTTATCTGCCTGGATGCCAATCCAAGTGAAACGGTATCCTTGCTAATCCAGGCTTTGGAAGGAAGTGAAAACACTTTGGCCGATACCTTTGAGAACAATGAAAATATTGAATGGGATATTCTTTCTAAGAATACATGGATAAGTCTTAGAAACAATATCCTGACAAACGAAACGAAACGATTCCTGGAATCCGGAATCCTGAAATTTAAGATTCCGAAGGATATTGATATAAACACAACCTTATTTGAGAAAAAAGGGATATGGATCAGAGCTAAAACAAAAACAAGCTATGACGCCGTATGTAAAATTCAGGGAATTTATACACAAGCTGTTCTGGCTACTTTTCAGAATCAGGACAATGATTTGACCCACCTGGATCACGGACTGGAAGCGGGAACCATCGCAAAACTAATTACAAGAGTACCGCAGATCAAATCGGTAAGTCAGCCCTATAATTCTTTCGACGGAAAATATAAGGAAACCGATGCGGCTTTCTACAGACGTGTTAGCGAACGATTACGACACAAAAACAGAGCGATTACACAATGGGATTATGAGCAACTTGTTTTGCAGGAATTCCCAGACGTTTTTATGGTGAAATGTTTGAACCATACTTCCGAAAAATCATTTATGGCTCCTGGTCATGTGACACTGGTTGTGATTCCGAATACCAAAAATAAAAATGCATTCGACATTTACCAGCCACGAATAAGTCGTGCCAGTTTGAACAAGATTCAAAACTATGTTAATGGATTAAATTCAATGCATGTTAAAACCCATGTTATCAATCCAAACTATCAGGAAGCCACTGTAGAAATAGAAGCGAAATTCTTTAACGAATATGATGAGGCATTTTATAGCAAGCAACTGGACGAAGATATTAAAAAATTTATATCGCCCTGGGCTTTCGGAGATTCTGACGTAGTTTCTTTTAATATGAAACTCAATGTAAATCAGTTGATTAATTATTTGGAGCAACTTTATTATGTTGACTATATCGACAGTTTACAGGTAATGATTAATGGTGAAATACAGACGAAATATTTAATCGAAGTAGATCCGAAATCCATATTAGTATCCGCAAAACAACATGCTGTGACTATTGCAAAACAGGTATGTATTTAA
- a CDS encoding PAAR domain-containing protein: MKPAARITDMHTCPMVTGNVPHVGGPILPAGEPTVLIGGMPAARVGDKAICTGPPDTIAAGSSTVLIGGKPAARQGDTTAHGGVISAGLPTVLIGG, from the coding sequence ATGAAACCAGCAGCACGAATTACAGATATGCATACCTGCCCGATGGTTACCGGAAATGTACCTCATGTAGGCGGACCTATATTGCCGGCCGGCGAACCGACAGTATTAATTGGCGGAATGCCCGCAGCAAGAGTAGGCGACAAAGCAATCTGTACCGGTCCACCCGATACGATAGCCGCCGGATCATCGACCGTTTTAATAGGCGGAAAACCGGCAGCAAGACAAGGCGATACCACAGCACATGGAGGTGTCATATCGGCTGGTCTGCCCACCGTGTTAATTGGTGGATAA
- a CDS encoding phage tail protein: protein MNEYPLAKFSFEVDWGGTKLGFTEVTGMQVETDVTEYRHGASPDFSKIKMPGLRKFSNITLKRGSFKGDNEYFTWLNTINLNTVERRSVTISLLDETGAPAITWKVKNAFPVKLQATDLKADASEVAIETLEIAHEGLTIENN from the coding sequence ATGAATGAATATCCATTAGCAAAGTTTTCCTTCGAAGTTGATTGGGGTGGAACAAAATTAGGTTTCACGGAAGTTACCGGAATGCAAGTTGAAACAGACGTTACGGAATACAGACACGGAGCCAGCCCGGACTTCAGTAAAATCAAAATGCCGGGACTTAGAAAATTCTCAAACATCACATTAAAACGTGGTTCTTTCAAAGGAGATAACGAGTACTTTACCTGGTTAAACACCATCAACCTGAATACAGTAGAGCGTCGTTCGGTTACGATTTCACTTTTAGACGAAACCGGAGCACCGGCAATTACCTGGAAAGTGAAAAACGCATTCCCTGTTAAATTACAGGCTACCGATTTGAAAGCCGATGCAAGTGAAGTTGCTATTGAAACTTTAGAGATCGCTCACGAAGGATTAACTATTGAAAATAACTAG